TAAATCCAGCCCTCTATAAGGGCTGGGTAAAAACCCTTTAAGTGAGTTACTCTCTCTCTGAACTGCTGCTAAATTTATATTTCTAAACATTGTGGAAAAAGCATAATATCATTTTTTATTTTTGTCAATCACTTTTTTGCATTCCTCAAGCATCTGTTTAGAATTGGTATTATTTGGATCAAATTTCAATATCTTTTCAAAAACAGAGGATGCTTTATTATAGTCTTTTGTAAGATAATAGATAATTCCAAGATTGGTTAAAAGGCTTATATTTTTTGGATCTGCCAAGGCGGATATTTCAAATTGCAAAAGAGCCTCTTTGTATTTTCCTAGCCGATAATAATAGCCTCCCAGATTATTATGGAAAACAGAAGCACCTACCCTTGCCCAATAGTCTTTATATTTTCTTTTTGTGTTTCTATAAATATATGCAAAAACCTTATTGGGATTACCCTGATGTTTAAATACAATCCCTTCTTCGGTAATTGGACTGGAAGGATTTTTTAGTATTGGACCATATACATAATAAACAGAAGTTTCTTGGTTATTTCTTAAGATATTTTCATATACTGATTGGACATTTGTATAAATGCCGTATTCATCTTTAGGCTCATCCTTTAATGCTTCTCTAAACCATTGATGCTTTTTCTTAAATCCCTCTATTGTCCATGGCTTAGAAAGCCATCCCTCGGGAATAACACAAACCTCTCTTTCTACTTCTTCACATACCAAAAGATACCATAAAGAAAAGTAGCCGACATGGGATGTGTCAAACAAAACTTTCTTATCTGGCACTGTCTTTAAAATAACCATTCCATAATCATAGATAGAGTAATAATCTCTCATATTGACTGAGGGAAGGTCTCTTAAAAATAAAACAAGGAGAATAATTATAAGAAAAAAAGAGCCTATTGTGACAAATACCCTTTTTTTAAGCATCTTAAATATCTCATTTGTGCCATAGCCAATCAGAAGGGAAAGGATAAAAAAGGTTGGAAGATAATAAACCTCTATATCGTAGATATGATAATGAAGGGCAAAAATGAGGTTTATAACTATAGTTGTAAAAAAGAAAACAAATAGCCCAAATTTTTTCTTTGCCATGCAAAAAAGGCCAAAAAGGCCAATTAAAAAAAGAAATAAGAATTGGTCAAAGAAAAGATAGAAAAACCATTTTATCTCATCTTTAGAACAAAAGTTAAGAAGATGATGCTGGGTAAATTCACGGCCAGTTGCAAAATAGAATAGCTCTTTTATTCCTTTAATGCTTCCCCAGGCAAGGTATGGATTATCTAATGATGCAATAGGAAGATAGAGCCATAAAAGGATGCCTATAATAAGAAAAAATGATGAGAGAACTATTTGTTTAATCTCAAAAGGCTTTTTTCTCATAATGATAAAGAGTATTGTGCCTGGAATAATAAAAGAGATAGAGAGGTGATGGGAAAGTCCTATACCAAATAGAAAACCAAGAAGCAAAAGGCTCTTTCTTTCTTTAAGGTTGAGAAGCAAAGATACGATTAAGCTGATGAGAAATATGTTTAATGTATAGACCTCAGCAACTAATGCCTGTGACCAAAAAACCCAAGAAAATCCAAAGAGAAAAGAGGAAAAACAGGAAAAAAAAAGGCTAAGATTTAATTTTCTTCCTGAAAAAAAGAGGAGCATTACGGAAAGAGAAGCAAAAAGGGCAGAAAGAAAATTCATTCTATATGCGAGATTTCCTATGGGAAGCAAACAAAACAGATGTCCAAGCATCATATAAAGAGGATAACCTGTAGGATGTGGAATGCTTAAAAGCCAAGCGCATACAATATGATCGCCTACATCTCCACTTGTTACAGTGGGGGCTAGGGTATGCAAATAAACCCCAAAAGAGACAAAGAAAACAAGAATGCCAAATATGTAATCTATTGCCTTAAGAGGGATTGGCAGATCGTCTTTTTTTCTCACAACCCTATTATATCTACCCGTTAATTAAAAAGCAAGCTTAAAATTTAAAGCTTATCTTATAACAAGGGATTTTATGGCAGAGAAATCATCTGCCTTTAGTTTATAGAAGTATAGGCCTGAGGAAAGGGGTTGGTTATTGTCATTCTTTAGGTCAAAGGGGATTGCCCTATCTTTTTGGGTATATGAGCCTTTGGGTTTGTTTCCTACCTCTATTGTTCTTACCTTCTGTCCGAGGATGTTGTAGATATTAAGGGAGACATTGGCATCCTTTGCTAGCTTAAAGGGAATGTAGCAGGAATTGTTTGCTGGATTTGGATAGGATTGGAGAAGCTCTGAGATTTGTGGGGTTTCCGAGTTTATGGTTAATGAGATTGCTTGTGATTGCATTTCTTTGTTTGCAATATCCCTTGCTGATATTGGGATAATCTTTATGGTTGTGTCTAGCTCTTC
The genomic region above belongs to bacterium and contains:
- a CDS encoding DUF2723 domain-containing protein, encoding MRKKDDLPIPLKAIDYIFGILVFFVSFGVYLHTLAPTVTSGDVGDHIVCAWLLSIPHPTGYPLYMMLGHLFCLLPIGNLAYRMNFLSALFASLSVMLLFFSGRKLNLSLFFSCFSSFLFGFSWVFWSQALVAEVYTLNIFLISLIVSLLLNLKERKSLLLLGFLFGIGLSHHLSISFIIPGTILFIIMRKKPFEIKQIVLSSFFLIIGILLWLYLPIASLDNPYLAWGSIKGIKELFYFATGREFTQHHLLNFCSKDEIKWFFYLFFDQFLFLFLIGLFGLFCMAKKKFGLFVFFFTTIVINLIFALHYHIYDIEVYYLPTFFILSLLIGYGTNEIFKMLKKRVFVTIGSFFLIIILLVLFLRDLPSVNMRDYYSIYDYGMVILKTVPDKKVLFDTSHVGYFSLWYLLVCEEVEREVCVIPEGWLSKPWTIEGFKKKHQWFREALKDEPKDEYGIYTNVQSVYENILRNNQETSVYYVYGPILKNPSSPITEEGIVFKHQGNPNKVFAYIYRNTKRKYKDYWARVGASVFHNNLGGYYYRLGKYKEALLQFEISALADPKNISLLTNLGIIYYLTKDYNKASSVFEKILKFDPNNTNSKQMLEECKKVIDKNKK
- a CDS encoding T9SS type A sorting domain-containing protein: NDSLTIDISADNQNLALMNLRIEYDKTKLSLTNEKDEFFMGTTGKTLIFKAILEELDTTIKIIPISARDIANKEMQSQAISLTINSETPQISELLQSYPNPANNSCYIPFKLAKDANVSLNIYNILGQKVRTIEVGNKPKGSYTQKDRAIPFDLKNDNNQPLSSGLYFYKLKADDFSAIKSLVIR